A DNA window from Staphylococcus warneri contains the following coding sequences:
- the rsp gene encoding AraC family transcriptional regulator Rsp has product MSCHLTLSTQHQTQPCRNINQIIILFSLSHELSIKINGERKDLDAHIAIINHGDIYEIENATHLVQLSIPIFYFYIEDTSFFQCYFDRHLLQSSDYIKTLLLQLLQQDSKNNIDQQVCPKIIQTLYKEAVVKLEDDYIPNMAVNYPLFANCLQFLEEHLSQPISLKDVATHSSISESYCSNLFNRYLNMNFKDYFTSLKLCHSIQLLMTSHLSINAISEISGFTSHTNFTNQFKNYLQFSPKQYRTYINQIDTMPQLNIGDYDHAAFLPLIEKFNFNDQLTTEITKIDIEHFDPKDHSKASKAFIRLDNFNELFHFTFNDYFDIDFSFLPEPVILINDIKDLTTNQINYHLLYRCFDKLFERHIGLAMTIKSKVDFKAVNQFILTFLQGHTDYQLNKKTVKLMLIFDSATMTIHDIHLCHLKIKNKNRDIKYGVTIDGLLHQHQTLDKTYDILRRLHFDYYLLDIENIETTSLLINKSKTYNRTTSHFDNYKQFIIDSGIESTRFVYDYLSLKCFKYTNNGVNPLQLADLVCHIIALLRYGGGISYQLIATGSIYISLFNEFGNALPLIHIYKMAHAFVDEPIQISNNYIMSRKDGNYHFILFNKINDRYLSVTHLEFILKNNLKANSLITVQTLNNEHGTIDNLLPQNRQQLFLDKEMIEQLDRSNHPKTELSLLELDNQDIKIILKHDEVKYICIKPN; this is encoded by the coding sequence ATGTCATGCCATTTAACCCTATCCACTCAACATCAAACGCAGCCATGTCGTAATATTAATCAAATCATCATACTGTTTTCATTAAGTCATGAATTGAGCATTAAAATAAATGGTGAACGTAAAGATTTAGATGCTCATATTGCAATTATTAACCATGGAGACATATATGAAATAGAAAATGCGACACATTTAGTTCAATTAAGCATACCTATTTTTTATTTCTACATCGAAGATACATCGTTTTTTCAATGTTACTTTGACAGACATTTATTGCAATCAAGTGACTATATCAAAACATTATTACTTCAACTTTTACAACAAGATTCGAAAAATAATATTGACCAACAAGTGTGCCCTAAAATCATCCAAACATTATATAAAGAAGCAGTAGTAAAATTAGAAGACGATTATATACCTAATATGGCAGTCAACTATCCTTTATTTGCAAATTGTCTTCAATTTTTAGAAGAACATTTAAGTCAACCTATTTCTTTAAAAGATGTCGCTACTCACAGTAGTATTTCTGAGTCTTATTGTTCTAATTTATTTAATCGATATTTGAATATGAATTTTAAAGACTACTTTACAAGTCTAAAATTATGTCATTCTATTCAACTACTTATGACCTCTCATTTATCAATTAACGCTATATCCGAAATATCTGGTTTTACTAGTCATACCAATTTTACGAATCAATTTAAAAATTATTTACAATTTAGCCCTAAACAATACCGCACATATATCAATCAAATTGATACTATGCCACAATTAAATATTGGCGATTATGATCATGCAGCTTTTTTACCACTCATAGAAAAGTTTAATTTCAATGATCAATTAACTACAGAAATTACGAAAATTGATATTGAACATTTTGATCCTAAAGATCATTCAAAAGCTTCCAAAGCATTTATTCGACTCGATAATTTCAATGAATTGTTTCACTTCACCTTTAATGATTATTTCGATATAGATTTTTCATTTTTACCTGAACCGGTCATACTTATCAACGACATTAAGGACTTAACAACCAATCAAATCAATTATCATTTATTATATAGATGCTTTGATAAATTATTCGAACGACATATTGGCTTAGCAATGACCATTAAATCCAAAGTGGACTTTAAAGCAGTTAATCAATTCATCTTAACATTTTTACAAGGTCATACCGACTATCAACTCAATAAAAAGACAGTCAAACTAATGCTAATTTTTGATTCAGCAACAATGACGATACATGATATTCATCTATGTCATTTGAAGATTAAAAATAAAAATAGAGATATCAAATATGGTGTAACTATAGATGGATTATTGCATCAACATCAAACTTTAGATAAAACATATGATATTTTAAGACGACTACATTTTGATTATTATTTACTCGATATCGAAAATATAGAAACGACATCCTTGCTGATTAACAAAAGTAAAACATATAATCGAACGACTTCGCATTTCGATAATTATAAACAATTTATAATAGATTCAGGTATAGAATCTACACGTTTTGTGTATGATTATTTATCTTTAAAATGTTTTAAATATACTAACAATGGTGTAAATCCATTACAACTCGCTGACTTAGTTTGTCATATTATTGCACTATTACGCTATGGTGGTGGCATTAGTTACCAATTGATTGCCACTGGTTCAATTTATATTTCTCTTTTTAATGAATTCGGTAATGCACTACCCCTCATTCACATTTATAAAATGGCACATGCATTTGTGGATGAACCTATTCAAATTTCTAATAATTACATCATGAGTCGAAAAGATGGCAATTATCATTTTATTTTATTTAATAAAATCAACGATCGCTATTTATCTGTTACACATCTAGAATTCATATTAAAAAATAACTTAAAAGCAAATTCATTAATTACAGTCCAAACGTTAAATAATGAACATGGCACTATTGATAATTTATTACCTCAAAACAGACAACAACTGTTTCTTGATAAGGAGATGATTGAACAATTAGACCGTTCTAATCATCCTAAAACTGAATTATCACTCCTAGAACTTGATAATCAAGACATCAAGATCATTTTAAAACACGACGAAGTGAAGTATATCTGTATTAAACCCAATTAA
- a CDS encoding YbgA family protein — MKERGRIEQLWREEKYRVLLHSQKQYDAIREKLKTQTSYEEIRMMIEHAITIDPSQGSVINAYDHMWGYFKKLATDEEKQKSQTLKQQFVNHEVSIHDLMSFLNVLANKYEVHYIQQSTVLKE, encoded by the coding sequence TTGAAAGAACGCGGACGCATTGAACAATTATGGCGAGAAGAAAAATATCGTGTTTTACTACATAGTCAAAAACAATATGACGCTATTCGAGAAAAGCTAAAGACTCAAACCTCTTACGAGGAAATTCGTATGATGATTGAACACGCTATCACTATTGATCCCAGTCAAGGTAGTGTCATAAATGCATATGATCATATGTGGGGATACTTTAAAAAGTTGGCTACTGACGAAGAAAAGCAAAAGTCTCAAACATTGAAACAACAATTTGTTAACCATGAGGTGTCCATTCATGATTTAATGTCATTTTTAAATGTATTAGCTAATAAATATGAGGTACATTACATACAACAAAGTACTGTATTAAAAGAATAA
- a CDS encoding sucrose-specific PTS transporter subunit IIBC encodes MNYKQSAEEILNAIGGEENLDSMAHCATRLRLILNDESKVDEEALSKMDVVKGTFSTGGQYQIIIGSGTVNKVFNEMENITGKEASTTSEVKDKSTKNMNPIQRFVKMLSDIFVPIIPAIVAGGLLMGLNNLLTAKDLFYAGKSLIEVHSQFAGLADMINIFANAPFTLLPILIGFSAAKRFGGNPFLGAALGMILVHPSLMSAYDFPKAVEAGKAIPHWDVFGLHINQVGYQGQVLPMLVAAYILATIEKWLRKVVPTVLDNLLTPLLSIFMTAFLTFLFVGPITRQLGYWLSDGLTWLYEFGGAIGGLIFGLLYAPIVITGMHHSFIAVETTLIADQAKTGGSFIFPIATMSNMAQGGAALASFFIIKNNKKLKGVASAAGISAVLGITEPAMFGVNLKLRYPFIGAIIGSGLGAAYISFFKVKAIALGTAGIPGFISINPNHGGWLHYLIGMVIAFVVSVVVTFVLSKRKKYKEVQ; translated from the coding sequence ATGAACTATAAACAATCTGCAGAAGAGATACTAAATGCCATTGGTGGTGAAGAAAATTTAGATTCAATGGCCCACTGTGCAACCAGACTAAGATTAATTTTGAATGATGAGAGTAAAGTTGATGAAGAAGCATTATCTAAAATGGATGTTGTTAAAGGAACATTTTCAACTGGTGGACAATATCAAATTATTATAGGGTCTGGAACTGTCAACAAAGTATTTAACGAAATGGAAAATATCACAGGTAAAGAAGCATCTACAACATCTGAAGTGAAGGACAAATCGACTAAAAATATGAATCCAATACAAAGATTTGTCAAAATGCTATCAGATATTTTTGTACCGATTATTCCAGCTATCGTAGCCGGTGGCTTATTAATGGGATTAAACAATCTATTAACTGCAAAAGATTTATTTTATGCGGGTAAATCTTTAATTGAGGTACACAGTCAATTTGCAGGATTAGCAGATATGATAAATATATTTGCGAATGCGCCATTTACATTGTTACCTATATTAATTGGATTTAGTGCTGCTAAAAGGTTTGGCGGCAATCCATTTTTAGGGGCTGCACTCGGTATGATTTTAGTACACCCAAGTTTAATGAGTGCCTATGATTTTCCCAAGGCAGTAGAAGCAGGTAAGGCGATTCCACATTGGGATGTATTTGGATTACATATTAACCAAGTGGGTTATCAAGGACAAGTATTGCCTATGCTTGTGGCAGCTTATATATTAGCAACAATTGAAAAGTGGTTGCGTAAAGTAGTACCAACTGTATTGGACAATTTATTAACACCATTGTTATCTATCTTTATGACAGCGTTTTTAACATTTTTATTTGTTGGCCCAATTACAAGACAACTAGGTTATTGGTTATCTGATGGATTAACTTGGTTATATGAATTCGGTGGTGCTATTGGAGGATTAATCTTCGGTTTATTATATGCACCTATTGTTATTACAGGTATGCATCACAGCTTTATTGCAGTGGAAACAACGCTGATTGCAGATCAAGCTAAAACGGGTGGTTCATTTATTTTCCCAATTGCTACGATGTCTAATATGGCACAAGGTGGGGCAGCTTTAGCATCATTCTTTATTATAAAAAATAATAAAAAATTAAAAGGTGTTGCTTCAGCAGCAGGTATTTCAGCAGTTTTAGGTATCACAGAGCCTGCAATGTTTGGTGTTAACTTAAAATTAAGATATCCATTTATTGGTGCAATCATTGGTTCTGGACTAGGTGCGGCATATATTTCATTCTTTAAAGTTAAAGCGATTGCATTGGGGACTGCAGGTATACCAGGATTTATTTCAATCAATCCTAATCATGGTGGTTGGTTACATTATCTAATTGGCATGGTCATTGCCTTTGTAGTATCTGTAGTTGTAACGTTTGTCTTATCTAAAAGAAAAAAATATAAAGAAGTTCAATAA
- a CDS encoding magnesium transporter CorA family protein, with amino-acid sequence MITAYKHSNQMNNEIIETPIDQQPLWINVVEPDREEIEYLMDHYNLPEDFIRDPLDSEESARIEYDEDTGYSLIIIDLPLINSTNRSVLSFITIPLGIVIGNGIVMTICDAENEFLENFSRQDNINLKFHSRFALEILTTIANHYNRNLRLLNKSRIRIERELKNNITNKQLFKLMEVEKSLVYFLAALKGNDTIIKKLFRLPAIKRFEDDEELLEDLIIENNQAIETTELHQRILESITTSYASLLSNDMNTIMKTLTMFTVLLTLPTLVFSFFGMNVPLPLDDHSYISWIIVVGISLILVAIVSVYLWRKQKL; translated from the coding sequence ATGATCACTGCATATAAACATTCAAATCAAATGAATAATGAAATTATTGAAACACCTATAGATCAACAACCATTATGGATTAATGTCGTTGAACCTGATAGAGAAGAAATCGAATATTTAATGGACCACTACAATTTACCTGAAGATTTTATACGAGATCCTTTAGATTCAGAAGAAAGTGCACGTATCGAATATGATGAAGATACTGGATATTCTCTCATTATTATCGATTTACCATTAATCAATTCTACTAATCGTAGTGTTTTATCTTTTATTACGATTCCGCTTGGTATCGTCATTGGAAATGGTATCGTTATGACAATTTGTGATGCTGAAAATGAATTCTTAGAGAACTTTTCAAGACAAGATAATATTAATCTAAAATTTCATAGTCGCTTCGCTCTAGAAATATTAACCACTATTGCGAACCATTATAATAGAAACTTAAGATTACTTAATAAATCAAGAATCCGTATTGAAAGAGAATTAAAAAATAATATTACAAATAAACAACTTTTCAAATTAATGGAAGTCGAAAAAAGTTTAGTCTACTTTTTAGCCGCATTAAAAGGTAACGATACCATTATTAAAAAATTATTCCGTTTACCTGCTATTAAACGATTTGAAGATGACGAAGAGTTACTTGAAGATTTAATCATTGAAAATAACCAAGCCATCGAAACTACTGAGTTACATCAACGTATTTTAGAAAGTATTACAACATCCTATGCGTCACTATTATCTAATGATATGAACACCATTATGAAAACTTTAACCATGTTTACGGTTTTACTAACCCTACCTACACTTGTATTTAGTTTCTTTGGTATGAACGTTCCATTACCATTAGATGATCATAGTTATATTTCTTGGATTATCGTTGTTGGTATCTCACTGATACTTGTTGCGATTGTCAGTGTATACTTATGGCGAAAACAGAAGTTATAA
- a CDS encoding TetR/AcrR family transcriptional regulator, whose protein sequence is MKEDRRVRKTKSAIKHAFIQLLKERGLENITVQDIADKADINRGTFYLHYEDKYLLLTDMEDECIDQISKFTQFSEIQGDNVEMIATLFIDKVLRNIIQHVYDNLDFYNTILSLERKSRLEEKISDLIQYNMKNQISVDNEIEGIPEMYFHSYVSGATISIIRYWVLDTNRISVDELVTHIFKIIYYGPLRIMAEQRYNHLN, encoded by the coding sequence TTGAAAGAAGATAGACGCGTTCGCAAAACCAAATCTGCAATTAAGCACGCTTTTATACAATTATTGAAAGAACGAGGCCTTGAAAATATTACAGTTCAAGATATTGCAGATAAAGCTGACATCAACCGAGGTACTTTTTATTTACATTATGAAGATAAATACCTACTTCTCACTGATATGGAAGATGAATGTATTGATCAAATTTCTAAATTCACTCAATTCTCAGAGATTCAAGGCGATAATGTTGAAATGATAGCGACATTATTTATCGATAAAGTGTTGCGTAACATTATTCAACATGTGTATGATAATTTAGACTTTTACAATACTATTTTGAGTTTAGAAAGAAAAAGTCGCTTAGAAGAAAAAATAAGTGATTTGATACAATATAATATGAAAAATCAAATCAGTGTTGATAATGAAATTGAAGGTATTCCTGAAATGTATTTTCATAGTTACGTATCTGGTGCTACAATATCTATCATTAGGTATTGGGTATTAGACACAAACCGTATCTCTGTTGACGAATTAGTTACACACATCTTTAAGATTATTTATTATGGCCCACTAAGGATTATGGCCGAACAGAGATATAACCATTTGAATTAA
- a CDS encoding YhgE/Pip domain-containing protein yields the protein MNIFKSKLLWLTPIAIILILMIFAIAFYPAFNPKPKDMPIAIVNHDEGTSIQGKKMNIGDKLEDKLLDSDSKAIKWVKVDSEKDAKKGMENEKYYGAAIFEKDFSKHAMSKTQKVVMDSKKAEMKEKVESGEVPAQQAQMMAKKMGNQSVDVKQAQLKTIVSQGSSLQGSQMATNVLSGMGDNINKQITKQSLQTLEKQNVKVDAKDIDSVTNPVKVDNEKINKVKDHQGGGNAPFLMFMPIWMGSIVISVLLFFAFRTSGNIKIAHRLIASVGQIVFTAIAAFAGSFAYVYFMGGALGFDFDHPNRVAIFVALAIMGFVGLILGTMTWLGMKSVPIFFIAMFFSMQMVMLPKQMLPKFYQRYIVDWNPFVHYATSLKEIIYMNHHIELNSTMWMLIGFMIFGTVSSLLAAAIRKHSTKRTEVPS from the coding sequence ATGAATATATTTAAAAGCAAATTACTATGGTTGACACCAATCGCAATCATTTTAATATTAATGATTTTTGCAATTGCATTTTATCCAGCGTTTAACCCTAAACCTAAAGATATGCCTATCGCAATTGTAAACCACGATGAAGGTACATCTATTCAAGGTAAAAAGATGAATATTGGTGACAAACTAGAAGATAAATTATTAGATAGTGATTCTAAAGCAATCAAATGGGTCAAAGTAGATAGTGAAAAAGATGCTAAAAAAGGCATGGAAAATGAAAAATATTATGGCGCTGCTATATTTGAAAAAGATTTTTCTAAACATGCTATGAGTAAAACTCAAAAAGTAGTCATGGACAGCAAAAAAGCTGAAATGAAAGAAAAAGTTGAATCTGGTGAAGTGCCAGCGCAACAAGCACAAATGATGGCTAAAAAAATGGGCAATCAAAGTGTTGATGTCAAACAAGCACAATTGAAAACAATTGTGAGCCAAGGATCAAGTTTACAAGGTTCTCAAATGGCTACAAATGTATTGTCAGGTATGGGCGACAATATTAATAAACAAATTACAAAACAAAGTCTTCAAACATTAGAAAAACAAAATGTTAAAGTTGATGCTAAAGATATTGATTCTGTAACTAACCCTGTTAAAGTGGATAATGAAAAAATCAATAAAGTAAAAGATCATCAAGGTGGCGGTAACGCACCATTCTTAATGTTTATGCCAATCTGGATGGGATCAATTGTTATCTCAGTACTATTATTCTTCGCATTTAGAACAAGTGGCAATATTAAAATTGCACATCGTTTAATTGCTTCTGTAGGACAAATTGTATTTACAGCGATTGCAGCATTTGCTGGTAGCTTTGCATATGTGTACTTTATGGGAGGCGCACTTGGATTTGATTTCGATCATCCAAACCGTGTTGCAATCTTCGTAGCGTTAGCGATTATGGGATTTGTTGGTTTAATACTAGGAACAATGACTTGGTTAGGTATGAAATCAGTACCAATCTTCTTCATTGCAATGTTCTTTAGTATGCAAATGGTAATGTTACCAAAACAAATGTTACCTAAATTCTATCAACGTTATATTGTAGATTGGAATCCATTCGTACATTATGCTACAAGCTTAAAAGAAATCATTTATATGAATCACCATATTGAATTAAATTCAACAATGTGGATGCTTATTGGATTTATGATTTTCGGTACTGTGTCTAGTTTATTAGCAGCAGCAATTAGAAAACATAGTACAAAACGTACTGAAGTACCATCATAA
- a CDS encoding lipocalin-like domain-containing protein yields MSQLQEQLIGTWALVSYQDEDENGKIFYPLGKDATGFIMYNPDGYMSAQLMQQGRPAYASGDLHTGTKDEMAEAAHGYLAYAGKYELDEENQTVYHTMNVSMNPTWLGDTQPRVFKLDGNTLSIENGNNPNQKLVWQRVNH; encoded by the coding sequence ATGAGTCAATTACAAGAACAATTAATTGGTACATGGGCATTAGTAAGTTATCAAGATGAAGATGAAAATGGTAAAATTTTCTATCCCCTAGGTAAAGATGCAACTGGTTTTATTATGTATAATCCAGATGGTTATATGTCAGCTCAATTGATGCAACAAGGTCGCCCTGCATATGCATCTGGTGACCTTCACACAGGTACTAAAGATGAAATGGCAGAAGCTGCACACGGTTATTTAGCTTATGCTGGTAAATATGAATTAGATGAAGAAAACCAAACCGTTTATCATACGATGAATGTAAGTATGAATCCAACTTGGTTAGGTGATACACAACCACGTGTATTCAAACTTGATGGCAATACACTTAGCATTGAAAATGGAAACAACCCTAATCAAAAACTCGTTTGGCAACGTGTTAATCATTAA
- a CDS encoding SDR family NAD(P)-dependent oxidoreductase produces the protein MNRNVIVTGSGQGIGYAIAQAFDQQGDRVFIFDMSKDAAESAAQSLKKGVAYQVDVTDEATVKNAINDVTNQYGAIDVLVNNAGIQYISKIEDFPLDKWNQVIGVIQTGTFLMTKHVLPSMKQQQKGRIVTISSAHGEMADPFKSAYVASKFAQIGFTKTIALETVDDGITANAVLPGPVRTKLIENQLAKLAEQDGTSEQEAMEKHITSKSPMNRLLEPSEIADTVVFLASDGASAITGETISVSGGSNA, from the coding sequence ATGAATAGAAATGTCATCGTTACAGGCTCTGGCCAAGGTATTGGTTATGCTATCGCACAAGCATTTGATCAACAAGGTGATCGTGTATTCATTTTTGATATGAGCAAAGACGCAGCTGAATCAGCAGCACAATCATTAAAAAAAGGTGTTGCCTATCAAGTAGATGTTACGGACGAAGCGACTGTTAAAAATGCTATTAATGACGTAACTAATCAATATGGTGCTATCGATGTTTTAGTTAACAATGCAGGTATTCAATATATCTCTAAAATTGAAGACTTCCCATTAGACAAATGGAACCAAGTTATTGGAGTTATTCAAACAGGTACGTTCTTAATGACTAAACACGTATTACCAAGCATGAAACAACAACAAAAAGGCCGTATTGTAACTATTTCATCCGCACATGGAGAAATGGCTGATCCATTCAAATCAGCATATGTAGCATCTAAATTCGCACAAATTGGTTTCACAAAAACGATTGCGCTTGAAACAGTAGATGATGGTATCACTGCAAATGCTGTATTACCTGGTCCAGTTCGTACAAAATTAATCGAAAATCAACTTGCAAAATTAGCAGAACAAGATGGTACTTCTGAACAAGAAGCAATGGAAAAACACATTACAAGTAAATCGCCAATGAATCGCTTATTAGAACCTTCTGAAATTGCGGATACTGTTGTTTTCTTAGCATCAGATGGCGCATCTGCTATCACAGGTGAAACAATCAGCGTATCTGGCGGTTCAAACGCATAA
- a CDS encoding LysR family transcriptional regulator, whose product MMNTNSVQYLEAVGRFGSISQAAKHLYISQPYLSKFIKEVESELGVTLINRDSNPITLTYAGERYLDYMNQIKYTYKEMKQELQNISALKKGRLVIGVNPILAAHTLYDILPEFIKAYPGIELKLIEEPSHRIEQLLIDNKIDIALTILPFYQGTFKYDVLYSEAIYLALPPDYSSHLSHQSEDKNVEDIHDVIKSDHFILLKPNMALRHLTDQILENDGITPHIVMETMSVDNALRLVNEGLGMTYVPESVKNSMPQFKGQFIKLDTSKYANHVVLAYKYDKLNHLSKGANAFLEMAKSIYRD is encoded by the coding sequence ATGATGAATACAAATTCAGTTCAATATTTAGAGGCAGTTGGACGCTTTGGGAGCATCTCTCAAGCAGCCAAACATTTATATATTTCTCAGCCTTATTTGAGTAAATTTATTAAAGAAGTAGAATCAGAATTAGGGGTAACACTGATAAATAGAGATAGTAATCCAATTACATTAACGTATGCAGGAGAACGTTATTTGGATTATATGAATCAAATCAAATATACATATAAAGAAATGAAACAAGAATTACAGAACATCTCAGCATTGAAAAAGGGAAGATTAGTAATAGGTGTGAATCCTATATTAGCAGCGCACACGTTATATGATATATTGCCTGAATTTATAAAAGCGTATCCAGGTATAGAATTAAAGTTAATAGAAGAGCCGTCACATCGAATTGAACAACTTCTTATAGATAATAAAATAGATATCGCATTAACGATATTACCGTTTTATCAAGGGACTTTTAAATATGATGTTTTATATTCAGAAGCGATTTATTTAGCATTACCACCTGATTATTCATCGCATTTAAGTCATCAAAGTGAGGATAAAAATGTGGAAGACATACATGATGTTATCAAAAGTGACCATTTTATTTTATTGAAACCTAACATGGCGTTAAGACATCTTACAGATCAAATTCTAGAAAATGATGGTATAACACCACACATAGTGATGGAGACAATGAGTGTGGATAATGCATTAAGATTAGTTAATGAAGGATTAGGCATGACATATGTCCCCGAAAGTGTTAAAAATAGCATGCCTCAGTTTAAAGGACAATTTATCAAACTCGATACATCTAAGTATGCAAATCATGTTGTTTTAGCTTATAAATATGACAAACTCAATCATTTATCCAAAGGTGCTAATGCATTTTTAGAAATGGCAAAGTCAATTTATAGGGACTAA
- a CDS encoding phosphatase PAP2 family protein, with translation MVISKKLASATLGILIVVLCAATFLDQSISKHLMDQNSLFGTIFQNYGLFPPTFVLIISMIIFNYYVFKTFKNRLAQAIILIVSFGYTLIKTNALVSETVQYMMSTSENIKKHKPMGMANNEGNTGEALSIGLSFLISFIILIIIALICYQFWLKRIDMSELERLFKVSIVSFMVLLIGLELVDNMKELWGRVRPYEIEDKAGHFTNWLTINGNTGHSSFPSGHTGNGAFFMFFAFYFKKLSTRQWMFIIGLIYSVLMALSRIRIGAHFTSDVTMSLIIMFSLMLIADFLIKKLTANHIAEHPD, from the coding sequence ATGGTTATTTCAAAAAAACTCGCTTCAGCTACTTTAGGTATTCTTATTGTTGTTTTATGTGCTGCAACGTTTTTAGATCAATCTATTTCTAAACATTTAATGGATCAAAACTCTTTATTTGGCACTATTTTCCAAAATTATGGACTCTTCCCACCCACATTTGTACTTATTATATCTATGATTATTTTTAACTATTATGTGTTTAAGACATTTAAAAATAGATTGGCACAAGCTATCATTTTAATTGTATCTTTTGGTTATACATTAATTAAGACTAATGCATTGGTATCTGAAACAGTTCAATACATGATGTCTACATCAGAAAATATTAAAAAGCATAAACCTATGGGTATGGCAAATAACGAAGGAAACACTGGTGAAGCTTTATCAATTGGATTAAGTTTCTTAATTTCATTCATTATCTTAATCATTATTGCCTTAATTTGTTATCAATTTTGGTTAAAACGTATTGATATGTCAGAATTAGAAAGACTATTTAAAGTCTCTATTGTTAGCTTTATGGTATTACTCATTGGCCTAGAACTTGTAGATAATATGAAAGAACTGTGGGGACGTGTTAGACCATATGAAATTGAGGATAAAGCTGGTCATTTTACCAATTGGCTTACAATTAATGGTAATACGGGACATAGTTCCTTCCCTTCAGGTCACACTGGCAACGGTGCTTTCTTCATGTTCTTTGCATTTTACTTTAAAAAACTATCAACAAGACAATGGATGTTTATCATAGGATTAATCTATAGTGTATTGATGGCTCTAAGTAGAATCAGAATAGGCGCTCACTTTACAAGTGATGTCACTATGAGCTTAATCATCATGTTTAGTTTAATGTTAATCGCTGATTTCCTAATCAAAAAGTTAACAGCCAATCATATAGCGGAACACCCCGATTAA
- a CDS encoding SDR family NAD(P)-dependent oxidoreductase gives MSVLDKFKLENKVAIVTGGASGLGKAMGKALAEAGANLVIADMNLEVGQQTAKEFEEETGNKAIACEVDVTNIDQVNAMVKETMDTFGHIDILFNNAGINEHVDFEDMPYERWKKTMDVNLNSMVLVTNAVGEVFRKQQSGVIVNTSSMSGVIVNTPQPQAAYNTSKAAVIMLTKSLANEWAKHNIRVNTIAPGYMKTELTKDYFAKGGDMIDTWMNMTPMNRPGVPEELQGAALYLASDASSFVTGSVITVDGGYTAL, from the coding sequence ATGTCAGTATTAGATAAATTTAAATTAGAAAATAAAGTTGCAATTGTAACAGGAGGTGCGTCTGGTTTAGGTAAAGCCATGGGGAAAGCATTAGCTGAAGCGGGTGCTAATCTTGTGATTGCTGATATGAATTTAGAAGTTGGTCAACAAACAGCTAAAGAATTCGAAGAAGAAACAGGTAACAAAGCAATCGCTTGTGAAGTAGATGTCACAAATATTGATCAAGTTAACGCTATGGTAAAAGAAACAATGGATACTTTTGGTCATATCGATATTTTATTTAACAATGCAGGTATTAATGAACATGTTGATTTTGAAGATATGCCATACGAACGTTGGAAAAAAACGATGGATGTTAACTTAAATAGTATGGTATTAGTAACGAACGCTGTAGGAGAAGTATTCCGTAAACAACAAAGCGGTGTTATCGTTAATACATCATCAATGTCAGGTGTTATTGTTAACACACCACAACCACAAGCAGCATATAATACATCTAAAGCAGCTGTTATCATGTTAACTAAAAGTTTAGCTAACGAATGGGCTAAACATAATATCCGTGTCAACACTATTGCACCAGGATACATGAAAACAGAATTAACTAAAGATTATTTCGCTAAAGGTGGCGACATGATTGATACTTGGATGAACATGACACCAATGAATCGTCCAGGTGTTCCTGAAGAATTACAAGGTGCTGCGCTTTACTTAGCTTCAGATGCGTCATCATTCGTTACAGGATCAGTCATTACTGTTGATGGTGGTTACACTGCATTATAA